The following are encoded together in the Arthrobacter sp. Y-9 genome:
- a CDS encoding alpha/beta fold hydrolase, whose translation MSNEALHPEQSAISHDAFSSDGHGPRARVGVVMSHGFTGSPHGLRDWAAHLADAGFAVRMPLLPGHGTTWQDMSTRSWQEWYQAYEASYQELVPLCDTIVTAGLSMGGCLALRLAARKPVAGTVVVNPGLVIDDWRAPLSGLLKHLVKSTPSIANDILKPGVDEGAYTRTPTASVHELHKLFANTRELLPRISTPVHLFRSRTDHIVGDSSVRALQNGLRDGLLDIEWLENSLHVATVDNDAPLIFDGSVRFIDSLGARR comes from the coding sequence ATGAGCAACGAGGCACTGCATCCGGAGCAATCGGCCATCTCTCACGACGCGTTCAGCAGCGACGGACACGGTCCGCGCGCCCGTGTGGGCGTGGTCATGTCCCACGGCTTCACGGGAAGCCCGCACGGCCTCCGGGACTGGGCCGCTCATCTGGCGGACGCAGGCTTCGCGGTGCGGATGCCGCTGCTTCCGGGCCATGGCACCACGTGGCAGGACATGTCCACCCGCAGCTGGCAGGAGTGGTACCAGGCCTACGAGGCCAGCTACCAGGAACTCGTGCCGCTGTGCGACACGATCGTCACGGCCGGGCTCTCGATGGGCGGCTGCCTCGCCCTGCGGCTCGCGGCGCGCAAACCCGTGGCCGGGACCGTGGTGGTCAACCCGGGCCTCGTGATCGACGACTGGCGCGCCCCGCTCTCCGGTCTGCTCAAGCACCTGGTGAAGTCGACCCCGTCGATCGCGAACGACATCCTCAAGCCTGGCGTCGACGAGGGCGCCTACACCCGGACGCCCACGGCGTCCGTCCATGAGCTGCACAAGCTCTTCGCGAACACCCGGGAGCTGCTCCCCCGCATCAGCACGCCGGTGCACCTGTTCCGCTCGCGCACGGACCACATCGTGGGTGATTCGAGCGTCCGCGCCCTGCAGAACGGATTGCGTGACGGGCTGCTGGACATCGAGTGGCTGGAGAACAGCCTGCATGTCGCAACCGTGGACAACGACGCCCCGCTCATCTTCGACGGGAGCGTCCGCTTCATCGACTCCCTGGGGGCCAGGCGATGA
- a CDS encoding lysophospholipid acyltransferase family protein, with protein MFYWLMKNVIIGPLVKLIFRPWVKGLDNIPQEGGAILASNHLSFSDSVFMPLEVPRPVVFLAKSDYFTGRGLKGRLTAAFFRLTNQLPMDRSGGAASSLSLGAGAEVLKNGELLGIYPEGTRSPDGRLYRGKVGVARLALECRVPIIPVAMIGTDKVQPIGRKVPSIRRIGVIFGEPLDFSHLADRAEEYEVQRQVVDAVMERLMRLSGQEYVDKYAATVKAEAAAAAAGIRPDDGGHPASS; from the coding sequence ATGTTCTACTGGCTGATGAAGAACGTGATCATCGGGCCACTGGTCAAGCTGATCTTCCGTCCCTGGGTCAAAGGCCTGGACAACATCCCCCAGGAGGGTGGCGCCATCCTGGCCTCCAACCACCTCTCCTTCTCCGATTCGGTGTTCATGCCGCTCGAGGTGCCGCGTCCGGTGGTCTTCCTGGCCAAGAGCGACTACTTCACGGGGCGTGGACTGAAAGGCCGATTGACGGCGGCCTTCTTCCGTCTGACGAACCAGCTGCCGATGGACCGCTCGGGAGGCGCCGCCTCCAGCCTGTCGCTCGGCGCGGGGGCGGAGGTGCTGAAGAACGGCGAGCTGCTCGGCATCTACCCGGAGGGCACCCGCAGCCCGGACGGACGGCTGTACCGGGGCAAGGTGGGCGTGGCCCGGCTCGCCCTCGAATGCCGGGTCCCGATCATCCCGGTGGCCATGATCGGCACGGACAAGGTGCAGCCCATCGGCCGCAAGGTCCCCAGCATCCGCCGGATCGGCGTCATCTTCGGGGAACCGCTGGACTTCAGCCACCTGGCGGACCGTGCCGAGGAGTACGAGGTGCAGCGCCAGGTGGTGGACGCCGTGATGGAGCGGCTCATGAGGCTCTCCGGGCAGGAGTACGTGGACAAGTACGCCGCCACGGTCAAGGCGGAGGCGGCCGCTGCGGCCGCCGGCATCCGTCCCGACGACGGCGGGCACCCGGCGTCGTCCTGA
- a CDS encoding 3-deoxy-7-phosphoheptulonate synthase class II, whose product MTELSTTAAPDSSAAFAAASQSGAADYPGLDQWRSLPINQQPTWSDPEVFDASVKELSILPPLVFAGEVDVLRERLAAAAQGRAFLLQGGDCAETFEAATADRISSRVKTILQMAVVLTYGASLPVIKMGRMAGQFAKPRSSNDETRDGVTLPAYRGDIVNGYEFTPESRAHDASRMLRAYHTSASTLNLIRAFTTGGFADLRLVHQWNKGFTANPAHARYESLAKDIDRAITFMQSCGADFEALKRVEFFASHEALLLDYERALTRIDSRTGFPYDTSSHFLWIGERTRELDHAHVDFLSRVRNPIGVKLGPNTSGDDALRLIDKLDPNREPGRLTFITRMGAGKIRENLPPIVEKVTASGAQVLWVTDPMHGNTVTSKNGYKTRRFDDVMDEVRGFFEVHDALGTFPGGLHVEMTGDDVAECLGGADPIDEAAFEDRYESVCDPRLNHMQSLELAFLVAGALSKR is encoded by the coding sequence GTGACTGAGCTTTCCACCACCGCGGCCCCCGACTCTTCCGCCGCCTTCGCGGCCGCATCCCAGAGCGGGGCGGCCGACTATCCCGGCCTCGACCAGTGGCGTTCGCTGCCGATCAACCAGCAGCCCACCTGGTCCGATCCTGAGGTCTTCGACGCCTCGGTCAAGGAACTGTCCATCCTTCCCCCGCTCGTCTTCGCGGGTGAGGTCGATGTGCTGCGCGAACGCCTTGCGGCAGCAGCCCAGGGACGCGCCTTCCTCCTGCAGGGCGGCGACTGCGCGGAGACCTTCGAGGCGGCCACGGCCGACCGGATCTCCTCCCGGGTGAAGACGATCCTCCAGATGGCCGTCGTCCTGACGTACGGCGCCTCGCTCCCCGTCATCAAGATGGGCCGCATGGCGGGGCAGTTCGCCAAGCCGCGGTCGTCCAATGACGAGACCCGGGACGGCGTCACCCTGCCGGCCTACCGTGGTGACATCGTCAACGGGTACGAGTTCACCCCCGAGTCCCGTGCGCATGACGCCAGTCGCATGCTGCGGGCGTACCACACCTCGGCCTCCACGCTGAACCTCATCCGGGCGTTCACCACGGGTGGCTTCGCCGATCTCCGCCTGGTGCACCAGTGGAACAAGGGCTTCACGGCCAACCCGGCCCACGCCCGCTACGAGTCCCTGGCCAAGGACATCGACCGTGCCATCACCTTCATGCAGTCCTGCGGCGCGGACTTCGAAGCCCTCAAGCGGGTGGAGTTCTTCGCCAGCCACGAGGCGCTCCTCCTCGACTACGAGCGGGCCCTCACCCGGATCGACTCCCGGACCGGGTTCCCGTACGACACGTCCTCGCACTTCCTGTGGATCGGTGAGCGCACCCGCGAGCTGGACCACGCCCACGTGGACTTCCTGTCCCGCGTCCGCAACCCGATCGGCGTCAAGCTCGGCCCGAACACCTCGGGCGATGACGCGCTGCGCCTCATCGACAAGCTCGACCCGAACCGCGAGCCCGGCCGTCTGACCTTCATCACGCGCATGGGCGCGGGCAAGATCCGCGAGAACCTCCCGCCGATCGTGGAGAAGGTCACCGCCTCCGGCGCCCAGGTCCTCTGGGTGACCGACCCGATGCACGGCAACACCGTGACCAGCAAGAACGGCTATAAGACGCGCCGTTTCGACGACGTCATGGACGAGGTCCGCGGCTTCTTCGAGGTGCACGACGCCCTCGGAACCTTCCCGGGCGGTCTGCACGTGGAGATGACGGGCGACGACGTCGCGGAGTGCCTGGGTGGCGCTGACCCGATCGACGAGGCGGCCTTCGAGGACCGTTACGAGTCGGTCTGCGATCCGCGCCTGAACCACATGCAGTCCCTGGAACTCGCGTTCCTGGTGGCCGGGGCGCTTTCGAAGCGCTGA